In the genome of Desulfatiglans sp., one region contains:
- a CDS encoding M2 family metallopeptidase, translating to MEKKLITFINKLESKIIPPTIECNRVTHEANITGKKELFDKAAELRVKLAGVYANKKDYVTLKNLIESGQVEDDIIRRQLEVIYLNYKWYQADNKMLKALIKAEANLENRYTSYRARIDGNRVADNEIDEILKNSTDSELLEKAWLASKEIGNEFVEDIIKIVKMRNDIAIDLGYSNFHEMSLKLNEQEPIDILRLFDKLDELTKPAFMAQKETIDSYLAAHYGISRKELKPWHYHDKYFQEGPEIYKVKFDNYFKGRDILKVCAQYFRNLGLRVDDILSNSDLYEKEGKNQHAYCADINHEGDVRILANIKDDTYWMETMLHELGHGVYSKYNNMALPYHLRDAAHSFVTEAIANMFGRFCYHPEWLQTNICNSEGTKIKNAAKIYKSLVLKQLVVSRWIQVMFRFEMKMYEDPDQDLNSLWWRLVEKYQMIKKPGRRNSPDYAAKIHVALYPCYYHNYLLGELLASQLHHYIGKEISGSKKPFKEHFTDKPETGAYLIEKVFKPGKCYRWDNLIEHATGENLTAKYYSMQFV from the coding sequence ATGGAAAAGAAACTAATAACATTTATTAATAAACTCGAATCAAAAATAATACCTCCCACTATTGAATGTAACAGGGTAACGCATGAGGCCAATATTACCGGTAAAAAGGAGCTGTTTGATAAAGCTGCCGAATTAAGGGTTAAGCTAGCCGGCGTCTATGCAAATAAAAAAGACTATGTAACCTTAAAGAATTTAATAGAATCAGGTCAGGTTGAAGATGATATTATAAGGCGACAACTTGAGGTAATTTACCTGAATTATAAATGGTACCAGGCCGATAATAAAATGCTTAAGGCCCTTATAAAGGCCGAAGCAAATCTTGAAAACAGGTATACCAGCTACAGGGCAAGAATAGATGGAAACAGAGTAGCTGATAATGAAATTGATGAAATTTTAAAAAACTCAACAGATTCAGAGTTGCTGGAGAAGGCATGGCTTGCAAGTAAAGAAATAGGCAATGAATTTGTAGAAGACATAATAAAGATTGTTAAAATGCGTAATGATATTGCTATTGATCTTGGTTATTCAAATTTTCATGAAATGTCTTTAAAGCTTAACGAACAGGAGCCAATAGATATCTTAAGGTTATTTGACAAACTGGATGAGTTAACCAAACCCGCCTTTATGGCACAAAAAGAAACAATAGATAGTTATCTTGCCGCACATTATGGTATTTCCAGGAAGGAATTAAAACCCTGGCATTATCATGATAAATATTTTCAGGAAGGTCCGGAAATATACAAAGTTAAATTTGATAATTATTTTAAGGGCAGGGATATTTTAAAGGTATGCGCTCAATATTTTCGCAATTTAGGATTGAGGGTCGATGATATCCTTTCAAACAGTGATCTGTATGAAAAGGAAGGTAAAAACCAGCATGCCTATTGTGCAGATATTAACCATGAGGGTGATGTAAGAATTCTCGCAAATATTAAGGATGATACATACTGGATGGAGACCATGCTCCATGAACTGGGTCATGGTGTTTATTCAAAATACAACAATATGGCTCTTCCTTATCATCTTAGAGATGCTGCCCATAGTTTTGTAACCGAGGCCATTGCCAATATGTTTGGCAGGTTTTGTTACCATCCTGAATGGCTTCAGACAAACATATGTAATTCAGAAGGAACCAAGATAAAAAATGCCGCTAAAATATATAAGAGTCTTGTACTTAAACAGCTTGTAGTTAGCCGCTGGATTCAGGTGATGTTCAGGTTTGAAATGAAAATGTATGAAGATCCGGATCAGGATTTGAACAGTCTTTGGTGGAGGCTTGTGGAAAAATATCAAATGATAAAAAAGCCAGGTCGAAGAAATAGCCCGGATTACGCAGCAAAAATCCATGTCGCACTGTATCCATGTTATTATCATAATTACCTGTTGGGCGAACTGCTTGCATCTCAATTGCATCATTATATAGGAAAAGAAATATCAGGTTCTAAAAAACCCTTTAAAGAACATTTTACTGATAAACCTGAAACCGGGGCATACTTGATAGAAAAGGTGTTTAAACCGGGTAAGTGTTACAGGTGGGATAATTTGATTGAACATGCTACAGGTGAAAATCTTACTGCCAAATATTACTCAATGCAGTTTGTTTAG
- a CDS encoding zinc ribbon domain-containing protein yields the protein MPIYEFYCKKCHMIFNFFSSTANTDKKPTCPKCKKVKLERQMSKFATVKHKGEEPDDMPIPGMDESKLEQAMNMLAKEAENINEDDPRQAANLMRKLSDMTGINLGPGMEEAIARMERGEDPDQIEAEMGDLLEGEGPFSFKEKTYKLLKELPPKVDEELYYL from the coding sequence ATGCCCATATATGAGTTTTACTGCAAAAAATGCCATATGATATTCAACTTTTTTTCATCTACAGCAAATACAGATAAAAAACCGACCTGCCCCAAATGCAAGAAAGTAAAGCTTGAGAGGCAGATGTCAAAATTTGCCACTGTAAAGCACAAAGGTGAAGAGCCTGATGATATGCCCATTCCTGGCATGGATGAATCCAAGCTTGAACAGGCCATGAATATGCTTGCAAAGGAGGCCGAGAATATTAATGAGGATGACCCCAGGCAGGCGGCAAACCTTATGCGAAAACTATCAGACATGACAGGGATTAACCTTGGGCCTGGCATGGAAGAGGCCATAGCGCGCATGGAAAGGGGTGAAGACCCTGACCAGATAGAGGCGGAGATGGGAGACCTTTTAGAGGGTGAAGGCCCTTTCAGCTTTAAGGAAAAGACATATAAACTATTAAAAGAGCTGCCACCAAAGGTGGATGAGGAGCTTTATTACCTCTAA
- a CDS encoding HIT domain-containing protein: MEVLWAPWRMEYILTEGKETCCIFCTDDNSACDEERLILHKGKNTIVMMNKFPYVNAHLLVAPHKHCQGLDMLSDEERLDLINMVSIATEILKKAFCPEGFNVGLNLGKVAGAGVEEHMHFHIVPRWYGDSNFMTVLADVRVIPQHIRETYMKLKPYFKDL; this comes from the coding sequence ATGGAAGTGCTCTGGGCCCCCTGGCGGATGGAATACATACTCACGGAAGGTAAAGAGACCTGCTGTATATTCTGCACTGATGATAACAGCGCTTGTGATGAAGAGCGCCTTATACTGCATAAAGGGAAAAACACCATTGTAATGATGAATAAATTCCCTTATGTAAACGCCCATCTGCTGGTTGCGCCTCACAAGCACTGTCAGGGGCTTGATATGCTCAGTGATGAAGAGAGGCTTGACCTCATCAATATGGTAAGCATAGCCACAGAAATACTGAAAAAGGCCTTTTGTCCCGAAGGGTTTAATGTTGGCCTGAATCTCGGCAAGGTTGCGGGCGCCGGTGTGGAAGAGCATATGCACTTTCATATTGTGCCCCGCTGGTACGGTGACTCTAATTTTATGACTGTGCTGGCTGATGTGAGGGTAATACCGCAACATATCAGGGAGACATACATGAAGTTGAAACCATATTTTAAGGATTTATAA
- a CDS encoding LapA family protein, translating to MKHIKFLIYVFIVFVVVALIIQNHEAFNTKVVFRTNLIFSQFESTGITLYLISAIAFTLGLIISWLYNLLDRFQLKRAITRLRNEIKNKDKELNSLRNLPITSENVPPGVSDSDMDLT from the coding sequence ATGAAACATATTAAATTTCTGATTTATGTCTTTATCGTATTTGTTGTAGTGGCGCTTATTATCCAGAACCATGAAGCCTTTAACACAAAGGTTGTTTTCCGTACAAACCTTATATTCAGTCAATTTGAATCTACCGGTATAACCCTCTATCTGATATCAGCCATAGCATTTACCTTGGGGCTTATCATATCATGGCTCTATAACCTGCTTGACAGGTTTCAGCTTAAAAGAGCGATAACAAGGCTCAGGAATGAAATTAAGAATAAAGACAAGGAATTAAACTCATTAAGAAATTTACCTATTACCTCAGAGAATGTCCCTCCGGGTGTGAGTGACAGTGATATGGATTTGACATAA
- a CDS encoding tetratricopeptide repeat protein, translated as MHVQVWQYLADPANQKFLLYLLAALVIGFLAGRYLKRGTSRKGGAFFDKGDSALFKGIQYLLSDDPDHAIEEFTKSVQINSDTIETYAALGNLYRSKGAIDRAIHIRRSIILRPNIDEETKVRALFDLGVDYKRGGFLDRSLETFLNVIKKRPSDIATLEELEKIYEEVKDWENAFETRRKIAKLSKTDCSSILAHHRAEAGKALFEQGDATRAKAFLKKAISINRQCIDAYLHLGDICFSTGDTKEAMATWKKIVGISPHFTFLAYQRLEQVYNRSHDIKQIEAFLKDCAKYNTDALTHLALARHMYREKKHEEAVIELKKALDYYPRFWEARRLMGEILLETGNSGDALNAYNDLLMHLNVPYLEFQCANCGFKPATLKWQCPQCKKWDTITVTDTGFKNINGLPSPELLLAESYDRGGAE; from the coding sequence ATGCATGTACAGGTCTGGCAGTATCTTGCTGACCCTGCCAATCAAAAATTCCTGCTCTATCTTCTTGCAGCCCTTGTTATCGGTTTTCTTGCAGGGAGATACCTGAAGAGAGGAACGAGCCGCAAAGGAGGGGCCTTTTTTGACAAGGGGGACAGCGCCCTTTTCAAGGGCATACAGTACCTGCTTTCAGATGACCCGGATCATGCAATAGAGGAGTTCACAAAGTCGGTCCAGATCAATTCGGATACGATCGAGACATATGCCGCCCTCGGTAATTTATACAGATCAAAGGGGGCCATTGACAGGGCCATACATATCCGCAGAAGCATAATACTCCGGCCAAACATAGATGAAGAGACAAAGGTGAGGGCGCTCTTTGACCTTGGCGTTGACTATAAAAGGGGCGGTTTTCTTGACCGCAGCCTCGAGACATTCCTCAATGTAATCAAAAAAAGGCCATCTGACATTGCTACCCTTGAGGAGCTTGAAAAGATATACGAGGAGGTAAAGGATTGGGAAAACGCCTTTGAGACACGCCGGAAGATCGCAAAGCTTTCAAAAACAGATTGCAGCAGCATCCTAGCGCATCACAGGGCAGAGGCAGGTAAGGCGCTCTTTGAACAGGGTGATGCAACCAGGGCAAAGGCATTTCTCAAAAAGGCTATCTCCATAAACAGGCAGTGCATTGACGCATACCTTCACCTGGGCGATATCTGTTTTTCAACAGGGGATACCAAAGAGGCAATGGCAACCTGGAAAAAGATAGTCGGCATATCACCCCACTTTACCTTTCTCGCATATCAGAGGCTTGAGCAGGTATATAACAGATCACATGACATAAAGCAGATAGAAGCCTTTCTCAAAGACTGCGCAAAGTACAACACAGATGCATTAACCCACCTTGCCCTTGCCCGTCATATGTACCGGGAGAAAAAACATGAAGAGGCCGTTATAGAACTTAAAAAGGCGCTTGATTATTATCCCCGCTTCTGGGAGGCAAGGCGTCTCATGGGAGAGATCCTGCTTGAGACAGGCAACTCCGGGGATGCCCTTAATGCCTATAATGACCTCCTGATGCATCTTAATGTGCCATACCTTGAGTTCCAGTGCGCTAACTGTGGGTTTAAGCCTGCAACCCTTAAATGGCAATGCCCCCAGTGCAAAAAATGGGATACCATTACAGTTACAGATACCGGGTTTAAGAATATAAATGGCCTTCCAAGCCCTGAACTGCTCCTTGCAGAATCCTATGACCGTGGCGGTGCAGAGTAA
- the mutS gene encoding DNA mismatch repair protein MutS gives MNEMTPMLRQFIDTKSAYPDCIIFFRMGDFYEMFFEDAEKASKILGITLTSRGSFNGNRVPMCGVPHHSSRSYMAKLIENGCKVAVCEQVEDPKLAKGIVKRDVVRVITPGSVVAELDIEGGRNLYMAAVSSGESMYGLAHVDLSTGDFRVTEVKEPRELFDELGRIDPAEVLIYDTDPLKENRELSRYRIELLKGPDYDRNRSEQILRDQLGVKSLAGFGCEGMKEGISAAGAIAQYLRETQKGDPDHIKEISSYHLGDYMFLDESTTLSLELFETMRRRSSRGSLFRVIDKTITPMGARLLKRWIGYPLVDITRIKQRLSAVSNLSDDRIFREDIRENLEGIYDLERLNGKVSLGRANARDLLALKASILKLPSIKERLKGAISDLLSDIAEGLDTLDDIAQIIETAISDDPPVSLREGGLIREGYNPELDELISITRHGKKWISELERKEQERTGIPKLKIGFNKVFGYFIEITKSNIHLVPPDYIRKQTLVNCERYITESLKEYEEKVLGAEERRIELEFSLFEKIRGQIALENHRIKETASGIGEIDVLAGLAEVSELNNYVCPEINEEGAINIIDGRHPVIEQTVKEEDFVPNDIYLNDTDQQIMIITGPNMAGKSTILRQTALTVLMAQMGCFVPASKAVIGIVDRIFTRIGASDDLTRGQSTFMVEMDETANILRHATPKSLVILDEIGRGTSTYDGLSIAWAVAEALHDLDNKGVRTIFATHYHELTELLAAKPRVKNFNIAVREWKDKIIFLRKMVPGSTSRSYGIQVARIAGIPERVIDRAKEILNNLENEGHDDLGRPKIARSDTKPGKNQSVQLSLFGNNESRVIRLIKDLDISGITPIEALIELDRLKKYVDGLR, from the coding sequence ATGAATGAAATGACCCCCATGCTCAGGCAGTTCATTGATACCAAGAGCGCCTATCCTGATTGTATAATCTTTTTCAGGATGGGTGACTTTTACGAGATGTTTTTTGAGGATGCCGAAAAGGCATCAAAGATATTAGGCATTACCCTCACATCAAGGGGCTCCTTTAATGGGAACAGGGTGCCCATGTGCGGGGTTCCGCACCATTCATCAAGATCATACATGGCCAAACTCATAGAGAACGGCTGCAAGGTTGCTGTTTGCGAGCAGGTTGAAGACCCTAAGCTCGCCAAAGGCATAGTAAAAAGAGATGTGGTAAGGGTGATAACCCCCGGTTCAGTGGTGGCTGAACTTGATATTGAGGGGGGCCGCAACCTTTACATGGCTGCTGTCTCATCCGGTGAGAGCATGTACGGCCTTGCCCATGTTGATCTCTCTACCGGTGATTTCAGGGTCACAGAGGTGAAGGAGCCACGCGAGCTGTTTGATGAGCTTGGCAGGATAGACCCGGCAGAGGTTCTTATTTATGATACTGACCCGCTAAAGGAAAACCGGGAGCTTTCAAGATACAGGATAGAGCTCTTAAAGGGGCCGGATTATGATAGAAACCGATCCGAGCAGATACTCAGGGATCAACTGGGGGTAAAATCACTTGCAGGTTTCGGCTGTGAGGGGATGAAAGAGGGGATATCAGCGGCAGGGGCCATTGCACAGTATCTGCGCGAGACCCAGAAGGGTGACCCTGATCATATCAAGGAGATATCCTCCTACCACCTTGGTGATTACATGTTCCTTGATGAATCAACCACCCTGAGCCTTGAACTCTTTGAGACAATGAGAAGGCGCTCATCAAGGGGGTCACTATTCAGGGTTATTGACAAGACAATTACGCCGATGGGGGCAAGGCTCCTCAAGAGATGGATCGGATACCCGCTTGTCGACATCACACGCATAAAGCAGAGGCTATCTGCTGTATCAAACCTTAGTGACGACAGGATATTCAGGGAGGATATAAGGGAAAACCTTGAAGGTATATATGACCTTGAAAGGCTGAACGGCAAGGTATCACTTGGCAGGGCAAACGCCCGCGATCTTTTAGCATTAAAGGCATCTATCCTGAAGCTCCCATCAATAAAGGAGAGGCTAAAGGGGGCAATAAGCGATCTGTTGTCTGATATTGCGGAAGGGCTTGATACACTGGATGATATCGCACAGATCATAGAAACCGCCATATCTGATGACCCGCCTGTGTCATTGAGGGAGGGGGGGCTTATCAGGGAGGGCTACAACCCTGAGCTTGATGAGCTGATATCTATTACCAGGCACGGTAAAAAATGGATCAGTGAGCTTGAAAGAAAAGAGCAGGAGAGGACAGGCATCCCAAAGCTCAAGATAGGATTCAACAAGGTATTCGGATATTTCATAGAGATAACAAAATCCAATATCCACCTTGTCCCTCCTGATTATATCAGGAAGCAGACGCTTGTTAACTGTGAAAGATACATCACCGAATCACTCAAGGAGTACGAGGAGAAGGTGCTGGGGGCTGAAGAGAGGCGCATTGAGCTTGAATTCAGCCTGTTTGAAAAGATAAGGGGACAGATCGCCCTTGAAAACCACCGCATCAAGGAGACTGCATCAGGGATCGGCGAGATAGATGTGCTGGCCGGTCTTGCTGAGGTCTCAGAGCTGAATAACTATGTTTGCCCGGAGATAAATGAAGAGGGGGCGATCAATATCATTGATGGAAGGCACCCTGTTATAGAGCAGACCGTGAAGGAGGAGGATTTTGTCCCCAATGATATCTACCTGAATGATACAGACCAGCAGATCATGATCATTACCGGCCCCAACATGGCAGGCAAGTCCACTATACTGAGGCAGACTGCCCTCACAGTGCTTATGGCCCAGATGGGCTGTTTTGTGCCTGCATCAAAGGCAGTGATAGGCATTGTTGACAGGATATTCACTAGGATTGGGGCGTCAGATGACCTTACAAGGGGTCAGAGTACATTCATGGTTGAGATGGATGAGACAGCCAATATACTCAGGCACGCAACACCAAAAAGCCTTGTCATACTTGATGAAATAGGGCGGGGTACAAGCACCTATGACGGCCTCTCAATAGCCTGGGCGGTTGCAGAGGCGCTCCATGACCTTGATAACAAAGGCGTAAGGACGATCTTTGCAACCCATTATCATGAACTCACAGAGCTCCTTGCCGCAAAACCAAGGGTTAAAAATTTCAATATAGCGGTCAGGGAATGGAAGGATAAAATCATCTTTTTAAGAAAGATGGTGCCGGGCAGCACGAGCCGGAGCTATGGGATACAGGTGGCAAGGATAGCAGGCATACCGGAAAGGGTTATTGACCGGGCAAAGGAGATACTTAATAACCTTGAAAATGAAGGCCATGATGACCTTGGAAGGCCAAAGATCGCACGGTCAGATACAAAACCCGGTAAAAACCAGAGTGTGCAGCTCTCCCTTTTCGGGAATAATGAGTCAAGGGTCATAAGGCTGATAAAGGATCTGGATATCTCAGGGATAACCCCCATTGAGGCGCTCATAGAACTGGATAGGCTGAAGAAGTATGTGGATGGTTTAAGATGA
- a CDS encoding AMIN domain-containing protein: protein MIITANKRYFLTLFLNLVLLFAVFAGNSSEAAPSAGSLLKSADTCRESLYQSSKRMNYRHNWDACIEAYKKIYTGYPKTDQAAWALFHSAGMYIRLNRISSLEKDLDEALLLYERIIKDFPDHRLADDAQYKRGEIYFTNKQDMTQAYMEFLKVEIKFPNGDMRTAAKGMLEKLSALLGEKQEKAAEKPDTSTGTSETGITTVKNIRHWSTPTYTRVVIDIDKPVDYSDHLLKKDPDLDKPRRLYLDIKNSRVGKDIETTIPIKDGLLKTARAGQYTPDTVRVVLDIESISGYKTFRLHDPFRIVIDVQGNNKVAAGGEKRPQKRPVEKGIKKPEKPDDSVSLARQLGLSVKRIVIDPGHGGKDPGCYIDGGIKEKDIVLDMAKRLKARLEKRLNCEVLLTRTTDIFIPLDERTAFANIKKADLFISLHVNAHKDSAIHGIETYFLNMATDKQAVLVAARENATSEKNISDLQSILNDLMLNTKISESSRLAHSVQNGVMGDLKKKYQVNKSLGVKQAPFYVLIGAEMPSILIETGFLTNSTERKKLITDNYKDVISEGISKGIEDYIKSIDMAYSGR, encoded by the coding sequence ATGATAATTACAGCAAATAAAAGATATTTTTTAACATTATTCCTCAACCTCGTGTTACTTTTCGCAGTCTTTGCAGGGAATAGTTCAGAAGCGGCTCCATCAGCTGGAAGTTTACTTAAAAGCGCTGATACCTGCAGGGAATCTCTATATCAGTCATCAAAGCGCATGAATTACAGGCATAACTGGGATGCCTGTATCGAGGCATATAAAAAGATATATACCGGTTACCCCAAAACTGATCAGGCTGCATGGGCGCTCTTCCATTCTGCAGGGATGTACATAAGGCTGAACAGAATATCCAGCCTTGAAAAGGATCTGGATGAAGCCCTTTTACTGTATGAAAGGATCATAAAGGATTTCCCTGACCACAGGCTCGCTGATGATGCCCAGTATAAAAGGGGGGAGATATACTTCACTAATAAACAGGATATGACCCAGGCCTATATGGAGTTTCTAAAGGTGGAGATCAAGTTCCCCAACGGGGATATGAGGACTGCTGCAAAGGGCATGCTGGAAAAACTCTCAGCCCTCCTTGGTGAAAAACAGGAAAAGGCAGCAGAAAAACCCGACACATCAACCGGTACGTCAGAAACAGGCATTACAACAGTAAAGAATATACGCCACTGGTCAACCCCCACCTATACAAGGGTGGTAATTGATATTGATAAACCGGTGGACTACAGCGATCATCTCCTGAAAAAAGACCCTGACCTTGATAAACCCAGAAGGCTCTATCTTGATATCAAGAATTCACGGGTAGGGAAAGATATAGAGACCACCATACCAATAAAGGACGGCCTTTTAAAGACAGCCAGGGCAGGTCAGTATACACCTGATACAGTAAGGGTTGTCCTGGACATAGAAAGCATAAGCGGTTACAAGACCTTCAGGCTCCATGACCCCTTCAGGATAGTTATAGATGTGCAGGGAAATAACAAGGTTGCTGCAGGCGGGGAAAAGAGGCCACAGAAAAGGCCGGTGGAAAAGGGGATTAAAAAACCTGAAAAGCCTGATGATTCAGTATCCCTTGCGAGGCAGCTCGGCCTGAGTGTAAAAAGGATAGTCATTGACCCCGGTCACGGGGGTAAGGACCCGGGATGCTATATAGATGGAGGGATAAAGGAAAAGGATATAGTCCTTGATATGGCAAAAAGGCTTAAGGCCAGGCTGGAAAAAAGGCTTAACTGTGAGGTGCTGCTCACAAGAACCACTGATATCTTTATACCCCTTGATGAAAGGACCGCCTTTGCCAACATAAAAAAGGCTGATCTGTTTATCTCACTTCATGTCAATGCCCATAAAGATAGCGCTATACATGGAATTGAGACATACTTCCTGAACATGGCTACAGATAAACAGGCTGTACTGGTTGCAGCAAGGGAAAACGCCACATCGGAAAAAAATATAAGCGATCTTCAGTCAATACTTAATGACCTTATGCTCAATACTAAAATAAGTGAGTCAAGCAGGCTTGCACACTCTGTACAGAATGGAGTAATGGGGGATTTAAAGAAAAAATACCAGGTAAACAAGAGCCTGGGGGTAAAACAGGCGCCATTTTATGTGCTTATAGGAGCGGAGATGCCATCCATACTTATTGAAACGGGCTTTCTTACGAACAGCACAGAAAGGAAAAAACTCATAACCGATAATTATAAGGATGTGATTTCAGAGGGCATATCAAAAGGCATAGAAGATTATATCAAAAGCATAGATATGGCATATTCAGGGAGATAG
- a CDS encoding response regulator has translation MKDILIVDDEEQMRLALRRMLEKEGYSVREAENGEKAIRAHREKQADLIITDIIMPDKEGLGTIVELKSEFPDVKIFAMSGGGKNSPDQYLRMAKGLGVDRVFIKPFNREDILSAVEDALG, from the coding sequence ATAAAAGATATCCTGATAGTAGATGACGAAGAACAGATGCGTCTTGCCCTGAGGCGTATGCTTGAAAAAGAGGGCTATTCTGTAAGAGAGGCTGAAAATGGTGAAAAGGCTATCAGGGCGCACAGAGAAAAACAGGCTGACCTCATCATTACAGACATAATAATGCCTGACAAAGAGGGGCTTGGCACCATCGTGGAGCTTAAAAGTGAATTCCCCGATGTAAAGATATTTGCCATGTCCGGCGGGGGGAAAAACTCCCCTGACCAGTATCTGCGCATGGCCAAAGGTCTTGGTGTTGACAGGGTATTTATAAAGCCCTTTAACCGTGAAGATATTCTTTCAGCAGTGGAAGATGCGCTTGGGTAA
- the gspE gene encoding type II secretion system ATPase GspE, giving the protein MKSLGQILLELNLITQGQLDEGMRIQEEKGGLIGEILVRKKYLSEPGLLKALGIQYNMDYHTAISVNELNTEFTEKVPIQYLKKYCMIPLIGRDSKKIAINNPVDFQPLDDLRLQLGLKDAEIVLAPKSEIISSINFIYDSSQDSAEQVLQDMHDESGGSMISAIQEAGDLLDDTSDAPIIKLVNVMLSQAVKDKASDIHIEPTQKGLKIRYRLDGILYDMISPQKQIQAALISRIKVMADMNIAEKRLPQDGRIEIRIGDKNIDIRVSTIPTAYGERVVLRLLDKTKIFISVTELGMPNERLGEFNELINAAHGIFLVTGPTGSGKTTTLYAALSQINNTDKNIITIEDPIEYQLEGVGQIQVNPKIDLTFARGLRSIVRQDPDVILVGEIRDLETAEIAIQSALTGHLVFSTLHTNDAASAVTRLIDMGIEPFLITSSVIAILAQRLVRVICPACKEAYNPDEQSLSKVGITPQMLEGRNIYRGRGCPACLNTGYSGRTGIFELLIVNESIQNLILKTSDSNAITQKAVENGMVTLRQNGAQKVLNGITTIEEVFRVTYQ; this is encoded by the coding sequence ATGAAATCCCTCGGACAGATACTTCTTGAACTAAATTTGATTACACAGGGACAACTGGATGAAGGCATGAGGATCCAGGAGGAAAAGGGCGGCCTGATCGGTGAAATACTTGTCAGGAAAAAATATCTGTCTGAGCCGGGCCTTCTCAAGGCCCTTGGCATACAGTACAACATGGATTATCATACTGCCATTTCTGTAAATGAACTTAATACAGAATTCACAGAAAAGGTGCCAATACAGTACCTTAAAAAGTACTGCATGATACCACTTATTGGCAGGGACTCTAAAAAGATAGCCATAAACAACCCTGTAGACTTCCAGCCCCTGGATGACCTGAGGCTCCAGCTGGGCTTAAAGGATGCAGAGATTGTGCTTGCCCCGAAGTCTGAGATAATCTCTTCAATAAATTTCATATATGACAGCAGCCAGGACTCCGCAGAGCAGGTGCTGCAGGACATGCATGATGAAAGCGGGGGCTCCATGATCTCTGCTATACAGGAGGCAGGCGACCTGCTTGATGACACAAGCGATGCCCCCATTATTAAGCTTGTAAATGTTATGCTCTCACAGGCGGTAAAGGACAAGGCAAGCGATATCCATATAGAGCCCACCCAGAAAGGGCTCAAGATCAGGTACAGGCTTGATGGCATACTTTATGACATGATCTCCCCCCAGAAGCAGATACAGGCGGCCCTCATATCCCGCATCAAGGTTATGGCAGATATGAACATAGCTGAAAAGAGGCTTCCCCAGGACGGCCGTATCGAGATAAGGATAGGCGATAAAAACATAGATATAAGGGTCTCAACCATACCTACTGCCTATGGTGAGAGGGTGGTTTTAAGGCTGCTGGATAAGACAAAGATTTTTATCAGTGTAACTGAGCTGGGTATGCCGAATGAAAGGCTCGGTGAATTCAATGAACTCATCAATGCCGCACACGGGATCTTTCTTGTAACAGGGCCAACCGGGAGCGGAAAGACAACCACTCTCTACGCAGCGCTATCTCAGATAAATAATACGGATAAAAATATCATAACCATTGAAGACCCTATAGAATACCAGCTTGAAGGGGTGGGCCAGATACAGGTAAACCCCAAGATAGACCTCACCTTTGCACGGGGCTTACGTTCCATAGTAAGGCAGGACCCTGATGTCATCCTGGTAGGAGAGATAAGGGACCTTGAGACAGCAGAGATAGCCATACAGTCTGCGCTTACCGGCCACCTGGTTTTTTCTACCCTTCATACAAATGATGCTGCCAGTGCGGTTACAAGACTTATAGATATGGGCATAGAGCCATTTTTGATAACATCATCGGTTATAGCTATACTTGCCCAGAGGCTTGTCCGTGTAATCTGCCCTGCATGCAAAGAGGCATATAACCCGGATGAACAATCCCTTTCAAAGGTAGGCATAACCCCTCAGATGCTTGAAGGAAGAAACATATACAGGGGCAGGGGGTGCCCCGCATGTCTGAATACCGGCTATTCAGGCAGGACAGGGATATTTGAACTCCTGATAGTGAATGAGTCAATACAGAACCTCATACTTAAGACCTCTGATTCAAATGCAATAACACAGAAGGCGGTTGAGAACGGGATGGTTACCCTGCGGCAGAACGGGGCACAGAAGGTGCTTAATGGCATTACCACCATAGAGGAGGTGTTCAGGGTTACCTACCAGTAG